CAGGCCAGGTGGGGCCGTCTCTTCAGTCCGATCTCGGTCAGAACTTGCTGAGCGTGTTTATTCCTACGGCTCCTAATCCCACCACAGGTTGGTACACGCTTGTCCCTGAGGCCTCAGTCAGAGAACTCGATATTTCTGTTGAGGATGCGTTCAGAACCATCATTTCCGCTGGCATTGTGAATCCGGATGAACGCGAAGCACCGGTGAATCGCAGTTTTTCCAGTCTGATCGCTCAGCTCAGAGCATCTGTGGCACCCTCATCGTCCTGAGTCGTTCGAGACATCCCGCCGCTTTATGCAGACCCGAACCCTCTCCCGTGAGCTTGCACTGTTTGTGCTCGGTCAGTGCGCTGAACGAGAGCGTTCCTCAGCGGCGCAGGACAATCTCGAGACACTGCTTCAGAAAGCACTCGATAGCTTGATGCAGCACTGGCGCGAGGTGCTTGATCATTGCGCTGGCGATCTGGAAAAAGCTCAGCAATCGCTGCTCGACAGTGAGTTGCAGGAGGGCACTGCCTCCTCTGATCTGGCCTCTGTGCGGACCCATTTGCGCGACACGCTCACAGGGGCAGAACAAGTTCTCAATGGTCTGTCGGCCAGTCTTGAATTGCCGCGTCTTTTGGCGCTTGCTGATCAGGAACAGGTTCGTGAGGAAGCCATGCGCCGCATTCAGCTAGTCCTGAAGTCTCGTCAGGATATTGACGAT
This genomic window from Synechococcus sp. MIT S9220 contains:
- the nusB gene encoding transcription antitermination factor NusB, with protein sequence MQTRTLSRELALFVLGQCAERERSSAAQDNLETLLQKALDSLMQHWREVLDHCAGDLEKAQQSLLDSELQEGTASSDLASVRTHLRDTLTGAEQVLNGLSASLELPRLLALADQEQVREEAMRRIQLVLKSRQDIDDQLDGVMEGWRLSRLPRIDRDILRLAVVDLRSMNTPASVACSEAVELANRYSDEQGRRMINGVLRRLQNATA